One genomic region from Haloprofundus salinisoli encodes:
- a CDS encoding phospholipase D-like domain-containing protein gives MFRRLAVVCCLLAVCAGVASPAAVPTSAAEPSDATGADDATNASGRIVELYPNPVHDGDAGEFVAVDIEGGGNWTLSDGESTVSLPSPGRVALASDPAAARNLTDVPVVEATLSLSNAGERLVLRRDGRVVDEVTYGRAPEGERWLRDADPQWRPRGFEPRPVVETGPADTTAFVLPDSPELPLETLRAADDRLLLAGYTVTSERVVAALRRATDRGVDVRVLVEGGPVGGVSKRQARLLDELAAAGVEIRVVHGERARYSYHHAKYAVADDSALVLTENWKPGGTGGRDSRGWGVRIDDAETADELAAVFEADAGWRDAKRWSEHRRNATFVDPDPASDSYAGEFDHRSVRAERVRLLTAPGNAEDAVVAELDGAEKSIDVLQPTVGGPRQPFVRATTRAAERGVRVRILLSSAWYVEGENQALAAELNEWADRTDAPLSVRLADPRGRYGKVHAKGVVVDGETALVGSLNWNNHSARENREVVVALDGEGAAGYYTRVFTADWRASDDGGRRPFPVGIGVAVVAAAALAVVVGAREIKFE, from the coding sequence GTGTTCCGGCGTCTCGCGGTCGTCTGCTGTCTGCTCGCCGTCTGCGCGGGAGTGGCGTCGCCGGCGGCGGTGCCGACGAGTGCCGCCGAGCCGAGCGACGCGACGGGCGCGGACGACGCGACGAACGCCTCCGGCCGCATCGTCGAACTGTATCCGAACCCCGTCCACGACGGCGACGCCGGCGAGTTCGTCGCCGTCGACATCGAGGGCGGCGGCAACTGGACGCTCTCGGACGGTGAGTCGACCGTTTCGCTCCCCTCACCCGGTCGGGTCGCACTCGCGTCCGACCCTGCAGCCGCCCGGAACCTGACAGACGTACCGGTCGTCGAGGCCACACTCTCGCTGTCGAACGCGGGTGAGCGTCTCGTCCTCCGACGCGACGGCCGTGTCGTCGACGAAGTCACGTACGGCCGCGCGCCGGAGGGCGAGCGTTGGCTCCGCGACGCCGACCCACAGTGGCGGCCGCGCGGCTTCGAGCCCCGGCCGGTCGTCGAGACGGGACCGGCCGACACGACGGCGTTCGTCCTCCCCGACTCTCCCGAACTCCCCCTCGAAACCCTCCGAGCGGCCGACGACCGACTCCTGCTCGCGGGCTACACCGTCACCTCCGAACGCGTCGTAGCAGCGCTCCGACGGGCCACCGACCGCGGCGTCGACGTGCGCGTTCTGGTCGAAGGGGGGCCAGTCGGCGGCGTCTCGAAGCGGCAGGCCCGACTGCTCGACGAGCTCGCGGCCGCGGGCGTCGAGATACGCGTCGTCCACGGCGAGCGCGCGCGGTACAGCTACCACCACGCCAAGTACGCCGTCGCCGACGACTCGGCGCTCGTGCTCACCGAGAACTGGAAACCCGGCGGCACCGGCGGCCGCGACAGCCGAGGCTGGGGGGTCCGAATCGACGACGCGGAGACGGCCGACGAGCTCGCTGCCGTGTTCGAGGCTGACGCCGGCTGGCGCGACGCGAAGCGGTGGTCCGAACACCGCCGCAACGCGACGTTCGTCGACCCCGACCCCGCGAGCGACTCGTACGCGGGCGAGTTCGACCACCGTTCCGTCCGCGCCGAGCGCGTGCGACTGCTCACCGCCCCCGGAAACGCCGAGGATGCGGTCGTCGCCGAGCTGGACGGGGCCGAGAAGTCGATAGACGTGCTCCAACCGACCGTCGGCGGTCCTCGACAGCCGTTCGTCCGGGCGACGACGCGGGCCGCAGAACGCGGCGTCCGCGTCCGAATCCTGCTGTCGAGCGCGTGGTACGTCGAGGGGGAGAACCAAGCGCTGGCGGCGGAACTGAACGAGTGGGCCGACCGGACCGACGCGCCCCTGTCGGTCCGCCTCGCCGACCCACGGGGACGATACGGAAAGGTGCACGCAAAAGGGGTCGTCGTCGACGGCGAGACGGCGCTTGTGGGCAGTCTCAACTGGAACAATCACTCCGCGCGCGAGAACCGAGAGGTCGTCGTCGCCCTCGACGGTGAAGGGGCGGCGGGCTACTACACCCGAGTGTTCACCGCCGACTGGCGGGCAAGCGACGACGGCGGGCGTCGACCGTTCCCCGTCGGTATCGGCGTGGCGGTGGTCGCGGCCGCGGCGCTGGCCGTCGTCGTCGGAGCGAGAGAGATAAAGTTCGAGTGA
- a CDS encoding HEAT repeat domain-containing protein — protein sequence MTDGDDETPTEAPDEESATDESSKITPESLDERLDTAEEKLDAAETEADLDEVEQTLEIIAADIEAAELSEPDDEDEESPQEELESRLSDLRDDLESQRGPYAEDVVEDVENAKTKIEDTRWTDRGESEIAEAVESFLDTVADIFEEDDESDAVIDATVSTGDESDLVSALDAVEKTVESASLDADEDEETIAALLEATDLLESDLEDAQEWDDLETREQLEVEGFYDVLGHYKDYPPEWSALKEHEKRGNVEMVLLALDSLQSDFMEKHCLEAITRMNDARAFDAMHQRAQKRDKPSIRALGKMGTGALDAVETLVDYVDSDKDPALQKVTFKALGEIGSEEATQPLADKLVMENDNVRPHAARALGLIGDTRAVEPLADTLEDDASPNVRASAAWALRQIGTEKALEAVAEHTDDNSFIVQHEVEQAKQSLEATTPTA from the coding sequence ATGACTGACGGGGACGACGAGACGCCCACCGAGGCGCCCGACGAGGAGTCGGCCACCGACGAATCCTCCAAGATTACGCCCGAGAGCCTCGACGAGCGCCTCGACACCGCCGAGGAGAAACTCGACGCGGCGGAGACGGAAGCCGACCTCGACGAGGTCGAACAGACACTGGAGATCATCGCCGCCGATATCGAAGCGGCAGAGCTGTCCGAACCCGACGACGAGGACGAGGAGAGCCCGCAGGAGGAGCTCGAATCGCGCCTCTCCGACCTGCGTGACGACCTCGAATCCCAGCGCGGGCCGTACGCCGAGGACGTCGTCGAGGACGTAGAGAACGCGAAGACGAAAATCGAGGACACCCGGTGGACCGACCGCGGCGAGAGCGAGATCGCAGAGGCCGTCGAGTCGTTTCTCGACACCGTCGCCGACATCTTCGAGGAGGACGACGAGAGCGACGCCGTCATCGACGCAACCGTCTCGACGGGCGACGAGAGCGACCTCGTCTCGGCGCTCGACGCCGTCGAGAAAACCGTCGAATCGGCGTCTCTCGACGCCGACGAAGACGAAGAGACCATCGCGGCGCTCCTGGAAGCGACCGACTTGCTGGAGTCGGACCTCGAAGACGCCCAGGAGTGGGACGATTTGGAGACGCGCGAACAGCTCGAAGTCGAGGGCTTCTACGACGTGCTCGGCCACTACAAGGACTACCCGCCGGAGTGGAGCGCGCTGAAGGAGCACGAGAAGCGCGGCAACGTCGAGATGGTGCTGCTCGCGCTCGACAGCCTCCAGTCGGACTTCATGGAGAAGCACTGTCTCGAAGCCATCACGCGGATGAACGACGCCCGCGCGTTCGACGCGATGCACCAGCGCGCACAGAAGCGCGACAAACCGAGCATCAGAGCGCTCGGTAAGATGGGGACGGGCGCGCTCGACGCCGTCGAGACGCTCGTCGACTACGTCGACTCCGACAAGGACCCAGCCCTGCAGAAGGTGACGTTCAAGGCGCTCGGCGAGATCGGCAGCGAGGAGGCGACGCAGCCGCTGGCGGACAAACTCGTCATGGAGAACGACAACGTCCGACCGCACGCCGCACGCGCGCTCGGTCTCATCGGCGACACTCGCGCCGTCGAACCGCTGGCCGACACGCTCGAAGACGACGCGAGTCCGAACGTCCGCGCGAGCGCCGCCTGGGCGCTTCGCCAGATCGGCACCGAGAAGGCGCTGGAAGCCGTCGCCGAACACACCGACGACAACTCGTTCATCGTCCAGCACGAAGTCGAGCAGGCCAAGCAGTCGCTCGAAGCGACGACGCCGACGGCGTAA